The Bacillus sp. SM2101 genome contains a region encoding:
- a CDS encoding DUF4405 domain-containing protein: MKKNRFKFCFDLLIAITFSLLFAPAITSVAFHEIASILLAVALFIHLFLNKDWIIGMSKKIFSKSIRGKALLSYLLNITLLLDMLFIMVSGLLISEVIFPNFRYFTSINWLALHIILSILGLLIVGIHLGLHWQWIKQIGSQYPKLKKLFSFRKPSRIKILRILLLIGTIFLLVQIFKLTVVSMELVSGPSLGAESAGTEGHENLFSVNILGILPVFTIYSCLLGSIAFYTNLIEKRVMNKKHTRTS, from the coding sequence ATGAAAAAGAATCGTTTTAAATTTTGTTTTGATTTATTGATTGCAATTACATTTAGCTTATTATTTGCTCCAGCTATCACCAGTGTAGCATTTCATGAAATAGCTAGTATTTTATTGGCGGTAGCATTATTTATTCATTTATTCTTAAACAAAGATTGGATCATTGGTATGAGCAAAAAAATTTTCTCAAAAAGTATAAGAGGAAAAGCCTTACTATCATACTTATTAAATATAACCCTGTTGTTAGATATGTTGTTTATTATGGTAAGTGGATTATTAATTTCCGAGGTTATCTTTCCTAATTTTAGATATTTCACAAGCATAAATTGGCTTGCTCTTCATATTATTTTGTCAATCCTCGGATTACTTATAGTAGGGATTCATTTAGGATTACATTGGCAATGGATCAAACAAATTGGAAGCCAATACCCTAAATTAAAGAAGCTATTTTCTTTTCGTAAACCTTCTCGGATAAAAATTTTACGTATATTGTTGCTTATTGGGACAATTTTCTTGTTGGTCCAAATATTTAAATTGACTGTTGTATCGATGGAGTTAGTTAGTGGTCCGAGTTTAGGTGCTGAAAGTGCGGGAACAGAAGGGCATGAAAATCTATTTTCAGTTAACATATTAGGAATTTTACCAGTCTTCACAATCTATTCATGCCTTTTGGGTTCAATTGCTTTTTATACCAACTTAATAGAAAAAAGGGTCATGAATAAGAAACATACAAGGACGTCCTAA